In Staphylococcus lloydii, the following proteins share a genomic window:
- a CDS encoding SDR family NAD(P)-dependent oxidoreductase — translation MVENSKLVLITGSSSGLGFELARLFAKDGYDVAMSGSSERIYDSAKEIEKLGVETYPFQADAATYEGVEDFWRFVENKNRRIDAAVLNVGISIGGAFLENDLAEELKLIDINISGMVHMAKRVSQHMAKNKSGDILIVSSLSATLPTPYETVYGPSKAFGFMFAEALREELKENNINVTAMLPGATNTDFHHNAGMDATYFGDENHKNDKQLVAEQGYEALKQRIDHVVCGDEATKKEAEENRRTAEDVKAARHAEKAKPQ, via the coding sequence TTGGCAAGACTATTTGCCAAAGATGGTTATGATGTTGCAATGTCAGGTTCAAGTGAAAGAATTTATGATTCTGCAAAAGAAATTGAAAAATTAGGTGTTGAAACATATCCATTTCAAGCCGATGCTGCAACTTATGAAGGAGTAGAAGATTTTTGGCGTTTCGTTGAAAATAAAAACCGCCGAATCGACGCAGCAGTTTTAAATGTTGGTATTAGTATCGGTGGTGCATTTTTAGAAAATGATTTAGCTGAAGAGTTAAAACTTATAGATATTAATATTTCAGGAATGGTGCATATGGCTAAAAGAGTTTCACAACATATGGCCAAAAATAAATCTGGGGACATTTTAATTGTATCGTCATTATCAGCTACGTTACCTACACCATATGAAACAGTCTATGGACCGTCGAAAGCATTTGGATTTATGTTTGCTGAAGCGTTAAGAGAAGAATTAAAAGAAAATAATATTAACGTAACTGCTATGTTGCCCGGTGCAACAAATACAGATTTTCACCATAATGCTGGTATGGATGCCACGTATTTTGGAGATGAAAACCATAAAAATGATAAACAACTTGTTGCTGAACAAGGGTATGAAGCATTAAAACAAAGAATCGATCACGTTGTATGTGGAGATGAAGCTACAAAAAAAGAGGCAGAAGAAAATAGAAGAACAGCAGAAGATGTTAAAGCGGCTAGACATGCAGAAAAAGCGAAACCACAATAA
- a CDS encoding MptD family putative ECF transporter S component, with amino-acid sequence MNKLSVKDLITVGIFTAIYLVVFFVTFMIGYIPFLIPFLGLICPIICGIPFILYVMKIDKFGMVTLTGTILGIAFTVMGSGLIMIPFGILCGLIGDLLMKSGNYKNWKSITWGYAIFSLWMMGFVVRMFIARDQYFKEIAKSYGQDYVDILESITPIWTLPVMFILTIIGGLIGAWLGKKMFGKHFKKAGLV; translated from the coding sequence ATGAACAAATTATCAGTTAAAGATTTAATTACAGTAGGTATTTTTACAGCAATTTATTTAGTAGTATTCTTTGTAACTTTTATGATTGGATATATACCATTTTTAATTCCGTTTTTAGGATTAATTTGCCCGATCATATGTGGTATTCCTTTTATCCTATATGTTATGAAAATAGACAAGTTTGGCATGGTGACATTGACAGGCACTATTTTAGGTATTGCTTTTACAGTAATGGGTAGTGGCTTAATTATGATACCATTCGGTATTCTTTGCGGTTTAATCGGAGATTTATTGATGAAATCTGGAAATTATAAAAATTGGAAATCTATTACGTGGGGATATGCAATTTTCTCTCTTTGGATGATGGGATTTGTAGTAAGAATGTTTATCGCAAGAGATCAATACTTTAAAGAAATCGCTAAGTCATACGGACAAGATTATGTGGATATCTTAGAATCTATTACCCCTATATGGACATTACCAGTAATGTTTATTTTAACGATAATTGGTGGACTTATTGGTGCATGGTTAGGTAAGAAAATGTTTGGTAAACATTTTAAAAAGGCGGGACTAGTATGA
- a CDS encoding energy-coupling factor transporter transmembrane component T, with the protein MKVTADPLVDYRNIVAKLDPRTKIALTITISTILISSGSSQSILRICLSLFSLSLLLSIHKISLFIKCTITFLVLILIQNFVVPYSEGMFKFVLLAFVGIFMNMFPGFIVGYYTLFSTKISEFIAAMEKMKLPRNIIIPISVIFRFFPTIAEEYRNINYAMKMRGITFSNNFLKMIEYRMIPLIISVVQIGNDLSFTAMTRGVDSPYKRTNICVVRFKMLDIFLLIVLIMLWIIYFKEKLFND; encoded by the coding sequence ATGAAGGTGACGGCTGATCCATTAGTAGATTATAGAAATATTGTTGCGAAACTAGATCCTAGAACAAAGATAGCGTTAACGATTACGATAAGTACAATTTTAATATCTAGTGGTAGTTCGCAAAGTATTTTAAGAATTTGTTTGTCATTATTTTCTCTCTCATTATTATTATCGATTCATAAAATAAGCTTATTTATAAAATGTACTATTACTTTTTTGGTGCTTATATTGATTCAAAATTTCGTCGTTCCATATTCTGAAGGTATGTTTAAGTTTGTGCTTTTAGCTTTTGTTGGCATATTTATGAATATGTTTCCGGGATTTATTGTTGGATATTACACATTATTTTCTACAAAGATAAGTGAATTTATAGCAGCTATGGAAAAAATGAAATTACCAAGAAATATTATCATCCCGATATCGGTAATTTTTAGATTCTTTCCAACGATTGCTGAAGAATATAGAAATATTAATTATGCGATGAAAATGCGTGGTATTACGTTTTCAAACAATTTTCTTAAAATGATTGAATATAGGATGATACCACTCATTATATCTGTTGTACAAATTGGAAATGATCTTTCTTTTACAGCGATGACAAGAGGGGTTGATTCGCCATATAAAAGGACAAATATATGCGTCGTAAGATTTAAAATGCTAGATATCTTTCTATTAATCGTATTAATAATGTTATGGATTATATATTTTAAGGAGAAGTTATTCAATGATTAA
- a CDS encoding ABC transporter ATP-binding protein codes for MIKFDDVTFNYASSRETAIKNVSLQIKQGELVVLCGKSGSGKSTITKLINGLIPKVQNGEISGHVYIDGQNISEIEMYQLSQMVGSVFQNPKTQFYNVDTTSELAFNMENQGIDKEVIIEKIKTVMNRFKIEHLLNRNIFELSGGEKQIIACASVLISNPEVIVLDEPSSNLDMFSIKKLKEMICYLKKHGKTIVLIEHRMDYIINYADSIYYMDNGEIHTRYYADEFKALNCHKLESMGVRHDKQTQFICEPKSESDVMVMHDFTYAYDKFSKDKQLEMNSVTIPRREVVAIIGDNGSGKSTFAKCLCGLPKHFNGHVTYDNRRLKKKQLLKYSYMVFQDVNTQLFTENLNQELQLLDVQVTESQVDDLLGNVNLLNKKYEHPLSLSGGEKQRIAIATAILSDKEIIIFDEPTSGLDLYHMKKIAEMIKDLHDQGKQIFIITHDKSLILEICTYVLHFADGRIVNQFALNHQGMEQLNDYFDV; via the coding sequence ATGATTAAATTTGATGATGTGACTTTTAACTATGCTTCTTCAAGAGAAACAGCTATCAAAAATGTATCACTTCAAATTAAACAAGGTGAATTAGTTGTGCTTTGTGGAAAATCAGGTAGTGGTAAATCTACAATTACAAAATTGATAAATGGATTAATTCCTAAAGTTCAAAATGGTGAAATAAGTGGTCACGTTTATATTGACGGTCAAAATATTTCAGAAATTGAAATGTATCAGTTATCGCAAATGGTTGGAAGTGTGTTCCAAAATCCCAAAACGCAATTTTATAACGTTGATACGACGAGTGAACTAGCATTTAATATGGAAAATCAAGGAATAGATAAAGAAGTCATTATTGAAAAGATTAAAACAGTGATGAACAGATTTAAAATAGAGCACTTGTTAAATCGTAATATATTCGAATTGTCAGGTGGTGAGAAACAAATTATTGCGTGTGCTTCTGTACTTATTTCTAACCCTGAAGTAATCGTACTAGACGAACCTTCATCAAATTTGGATATGTTTAGTATTAAAAAATTGAAAGAAATGATTTGCTATTTAAAGAAGCATGGCAAAACAATCGTACTTATTGAACATCGCATGGATTATATTATAAATTATGCAGATTCTATTTATTATATGGACAATGGAGAAATACATACACGTTATTATGCAGACGAATTCAAAGCACTCAATTGTCACAAATTAGAAAGTATGGGGGTTAGACATGATAAACAAACGCAATTCATATGTGAACCCAAATCGGAATCTGATGTAATGGTAATGCATGACTTTACATATGCGTACGATAAATTTAGTAAAGATAAACAGTTAGAAATGAATTCAGTAACAATACCAAGAAGAGAAGTCGTTGCGATAATTGGGGATAACGGGAGTGGCAAGTCAACCTTTGCCAAATGTCTGTGTGGTTTACCAAAGCATTTCAATGGCCATGTGACTTATGACAACAGACGGCTCAAGAAGAAGCAATTATTAAAGTATAGCTATATGGTCTTCCAAGATGTGAATACGCAATTATTTACAGAAAACTTAAATCAAGAATTGCAACTACTAGATGTTCAGGTAACTGAATCACAAGTCGATGACCTGTTAGGAAATGTGAACTTATTGAATAAAAAATATGAACATCCGTTATCACTTTCTGGAGGGGAAAAACAAAGAATTGCAATCGCTACTGCGATATTAAGCGACAAAGAAATCATTATTTTTGATGAGCCTACCTCAGGGCTAGATTTATATCATATGAAAAAAATTGCGGAAATGATTAAGGACTTACATGACCAAGGTAAGCAAATTTTTATTATTACACATGATAAATCTTTGATATTAGAAATATGTACTTATGTATTACATTTTGCAGATGGGCGTATTGTGAATCAATTCGCTTTAAATCATCAAGGCATGGAGCAATTAAATGATTACTTTGATGTATAA
- a CDS encoding ABC transporter ATP-binding protein yields MNTNEHWIKSLFEFGKDAKFKIILSVLLSIISVFSGLIPYWTVYKIILAIIKGNQEFNQVVLYISIAISAYIIQVVCFGSSTMLSHVTAYDILSNIRKQLAQKLMRLPLGVVESKKIGELKSIFVDKVETIELPLAHIIPEVIGNLLLSISIFVYIVIIDWRMACAMLITIPIAFFAFKKLMSGFNETYEEQMASNNYMNSSIVEYIEGIEVIKAFNQSQNSYKKYKDSVDAYKTHTLNWFKSTWGYMNLGASILPSTFLGVLPLGMYLISIDQLTYAEFFLCLVLSLGVVAPIKNFTNYVNQLKSIQYAIVEVRKVLSLKDLEISDQYKEPRHNEITFNDVRFSYTNDKDNLVFNHLSFTIPEKSFTAIVGASGSGKSTIAKLLSRYWDVTSGEIDIGGINIKDIEPKKLNELVGFVGQDNYLLNLTFKENIKLGNPEATDEAVEKAAELAQCHEFIEKLPHGYDTNVGSVGDKLSGGEKQRVTIARMILKDAPIIVLDEATAYVDPDNEQKIQAALNTLTHNKTVIVIAHRLSTITQANQIIVLGDQQIIEKGTHTKLLEKKGQYKKMWDVHIGTKDWGVSS; encoded by the coding sequence ATGAACACCAATGAACATTGGATAAAATCATTATTTGAATTTGGTAAAGATGCAAAATTTAAAATTATTTTATCTGTATTATTGTCTATTATTAGTGTGTTTTCTGGATTAATACCTTATTGGACAGTTTACAAAATTATTCTAGCAATAATTAAAGGCAATCAAGAATTTAATCAAGTTGTTCTTTATATTAGTATCGCAATAAGCGCTTATATTATACAAGTTGTATGCTTCGGTAGTTCAACAATGTTATCGCATGTTACAGCCTACGATATCTTATCCAATATAAGAAAACAGTTAGCTCAAAAGTTAATGCGCTTGCCTTTAGGCGTTGTAGAATCAAAAAAAATTGGTGAACTTAAAAGTATATTTGTCGATAAAGTTGAAACGATCGAATTACCTTTAGCACATATTATTCCGGAAGTTATTGGAAACTTGTTACTTTCAATTTCTATATTTGTATATATTGTGATTATAGATTGGCGTATGGCCTGTGCTATGTTGATTACAATTCCGATAGCATTTTTTGCATTCAAAAAATTGATGTCTGGGTTTAATGAAACATACGAAGAACAAATGGCTTCAAATAATTATATGAATAGTTCAATCGTTGAATATATAGAAGGTATAGAAGTTATAAAAGCATTTAATCAATCTCAAAATTCATATAAAAAGTATAAAGACTCAGTAGATGCATACAAAACACATACTTTAAATTGGTTTAAAAGTACGTGGGGTTATATGAACTTAGGGGCAAGCATTCTTCCTTCAACTTTTCTAGGAGTGCTACCACTTGGTATGTATTTGATTTCAATAGACCAACTTACTTACGCAGAATTTTTTCTGTGCTTAGTATTGTCTTTAGGTGTTGTAGCACCAATCAAGAATTTTACTAACTATGTGAATCAATTGAAGTCTATCCAATATGCGATTGTGGAAGTACGAAAAGTATTGAGTTTAAAAGATCTAGAAATTTCTGACCAATATAAAGAACCACGACATAATGAAATTACATTTAATGATGTTAGGTTTTCTTATACAAATGATAAAGATAACTTAGTATTTAATCATTTATCATTTACAATTCCTGAAAAGTCTTTTACTGCAATCGTTGGTGCATCGGGTAGTGGTAAGTCAACAATTGCTAAACTTTTATCTAGGTATTGGGATGTTACATCAGGTGAAATTGATATTGGTGGCATAAACATTAAAGATATTGAACCTAAGAAACTTAATGAATTAGTGGGTTTTGTAGGACAAGATAATTATTTATTAAATCTTACTTTTAAAGAAAATATTAAACTTGGAAATCCAGAAGCAACAGATGAAGCGGTTGAAAAAGCAGCAGAGTTAGCACAGTGTCATGAATTTATTGAAAAGTTACCGCATGGTTACGATACTAATGTGGGTTCTGTCGGAGATAAATTATCTGGCGGTGAAAAACAACGCGTCACAATTGCCAGAATGATATTAAAAGACGCGCCTATAATTGTATTAGATGAAGCGACAGCTTATGTTGACCCAGATAATGAACAAAAAATTCAAGCCGCTTTAAATACTTTGACTCATAACAAAACGGTTATCGTTATTGCTCACAGATTATCGACAATTACACAAGCAAATCAAATTATTGTCTTGGGTGACCAACAAATTATTGAAAAAGGAACTCATACTAAATTATTGGAGAAGAAAGGCCAATATAAAAAAATGTGGGATGTGCACATAGGGACAAAAGATTGGGGGGTATCTTCTTAA
- a CDS encoding ABC transporter ATP-binding protein: MFHITFKILKWAIPYRTRMILGFVMSFVNSIFIALPIFLAAQVFNRVLSNKQIAMYEVMAVLGIMILLVLARFVTAYMKNRLQESIAYEMSAKERLNIGDKLKDVRLGYFEDNQTNELATVVTTDLTFLENYAMKMVDIVVNGYILITVLLLSLLVVSWEVSLLVLIGIVLSLASIHLLEKKSHQNAPQYHYVQNQLVEKVLEVVRGIQVIKSFSKENASLQSFNKAVDESKRINSKIELQYIPYNLLHLLSLKVISIVIVLVACLLYMNQSIDLSTLIMISIFSFVIFESVENVNSAAHVLEMIDMTLNDIEEINKAPILDEKGKNIEINHYDIEFENVSFSYGDKQVIKDVNFKVGSHTSTAIIGPSGSGKSTLCNLLLRFYDVDEGAIRLGGIDIRNMTLSTLMSQISAVFQKVYLFNDTIENNILYGKPNASKEEVVAAAKQACCHDFIMSLPDGYQTMVNEKGNNLSGGEKQRISIARAILKDAPIIILDEATASIDPENEHLIQSAIDELSKGKTVITIAHKIGTIKNANEIIVLNEGEITQKGVHNTLINESGIYQNFIKTKTQSEGWRL, translated from the coding sequence ATGTTTCATATTACATTTAAGATTTTAAAATGGGCAATACCTTATAGAACAAGAATGATACTAGGTTTTGTCATGTCCTTTGTTAATTCTATTTTTATTGCACTCCCGATTTTCTTAGCTGCACAAGTATTTAACCGTGTCTTGTCCAATAAACAGATTGCGATGTATGAAGTTATGGCTGTATTAGGAATTATGATTTTATTAGTGTTAGCAAGATTTGTTACAGCATACATGAAGAACAGACTTCAAGAAAGTATTGCCTATGAAATGAGCGCGAAAGAACGTTTGAACATTGGTGATAAGTTAAAAGATGTAAGGTTAGGTTACTTTGAAGATAACCAGACAAATGAATTAGCAACGGTTGTAACTACGGATTTAACATTTTTAGAAAATTATGCAATGAAAATGGTAGATATCGTCGTAAATGGCTACATATTAATTACAGTACTACTTTTATCATTACTAGTTGTATCTTGGGAAGTTTCTTTATTAGTGTTAATCGGCATAGTCTTATCTCTGGCGAGCATTCATCTATTAGAAAAAAAGAGTCACCAAAATGCGCCACAATACCATTATGTTCAAAATCAACTTGTTGAAAAAGTATTAGAAGTGGTTAGAGGTATACAAGTTATTAAATCGTTCTCAAAGGAAAATGCAAGTCTTCAAAGTTTTAATAAAGCAGTAGATGAAAGTAAACGAATCAATTCTAAAATTGAATTACAGTATATTCCATATAATTTACTACATTTGTTAAGTTTAAAAGTAATATCTATAGTTATTGTATTAGTAGCATGTTTACTCTATATGAATCAAAGTATCGATTTATCAACGCTCATTATGATTTCTATCTTTTCGTTTGTTATTTTTGAAAGTGTGGAGAATGTAAATAGTGCAGCCCATGTACTAGAAATGATAGATATGACCTTAAATGACATTGAGGAAATTAATAAAGCGCCTATATTAGATGAAAAAGGAAAAAATATAGAGATTAATCATTATGATATTGAATTTGAAAACGTTAGTTTTTCATATGGAGATAAACAAGTTATTAAAGACGTTAATTTTAAAGTAGGTTCACATACATCTACCGCTATTATAGGCCCTTCAGGAAGTGGGAAATCGACACTTTGTAATTTATTGTTAAGATTTTATGATGTAGATGAAGGAGCTATCCGACTTGGTGGTATTGATATTAGAAATATGACGCTTAGCACCCTTATGTCTCAGATTAGTGCAGTATTTCAAAAAGTATACTTATTTAATGACACAATCGAGAATAACATATTATATGGAAAACCAAATGCAAGTAAAGAAGAAGTGGTAGCAGCTGCTAAACAAGCATGTTGTCATGATTTTATAATGTCATTGCCAGATGGATATCAGACAATGGTGAATGAAAAAGGTAATAATTTATCTGGTGGAGAAAAACAAAGAATATCAATTGCGAGAGCTATATTGAAAGATGCACCGATAATAATTTTGGATGAAGCAACTGCAAGTATTGATCCAGAAAACGAACACCTCATACAAAGTGCGATTGATGAATTAAGTAAAGGAAAAACAGTGATTACCATAGCACATAAAATTGGAACGATTAAAAATGCTAATGAAATAATCGTACTAAACGAGGGTGAAATCACTCAAAAAGGTGTTCATAATACATTGATTAATGAGTCTGGAATATATCAAAACTTCATTAAGACTAAGACACAATCAGAAGGCTGGAGACTGTAA